A window of the Amycolatopsis solani genome harbors these coding sequences:
- a CDS encoding FtsW/RodA/SpoVE family cell cycle protein, producing the protein MGQPVARSAEPLAAQFQTNPPREVPTRRNTELVLLGFAAVIVTIALVLVEANQEQELTASILWLGLAYLGVLTAAHLAVRKWAPYADPVLLPCVALLNGIGLVMIHRIDLALAERAVQNGKDYTPAVTAQVLFTVISLVFFVVVLIVVNDHRTLTRYGYTAGLVGIVALALPALLPSSLSEVNGAKVWLKLPFFSIQPGEFAKILLMIFFASFLVSKRDLFMVAGKKLVGVELPRARDLGPILIAAFVCIGILVFEKDLGTSLLFFSVILVMLYVATERVIWVVLGLSFFAVGCIIAYNLFTHVQQRVANWLDPLATYDQAGGGYQLAQGLFGLGTGGVGGTGLGAGRPDMVPEAATDFITAAIGEELGFIGLAAVLMLYLLVAMRGMRSALAVRDTFGKLLGGGLAFTMVMQIFVVVGGVTKLIPETGITAPFLSKGGSSLLANYILVALLLRISDAARKPAARPKPQQQPQAPIAEAHTVLVQRPPADGGAQA; encoded by the coding sequence CGCCGCGGTCATCGTCACGATCGCACTGGTGCTGGTGGAAGCGAACCAGGAGCAGGAACTCACGGCGTCGATCCTCTGGCTCGGGCTGGCTTACCTCGGCGTGCTGACCGCCGCCCACCTCGCCGTCCGCAAGTGGGCGCCGTACGCGGACCCGGTGCTGCTCCCCTGCGTCGCGCTGCTGAACGGCATCGGGCTGGTGATGATCCACCGGATCGACCTGGCGCTGGCCGAGCGGGCCGTGCAGAACGGCAAGGACTACACGCCGGCCGTCACCGCGCAGGTGCTGTTCACGGTGATCTCGCTGGTGTTCTTCGTCGTCGTGCTGATCGTGGTCAACGACCACCGCACGCTGACCCGCTACGGCTACACCGCGGGCCTGGTCGGGATCGTCGCGCTGGCGTTGCCCGCGCTGCTGCCGTCGAGCCTGTCCGAGGTCAACGGCGCCAAGGTGTGGCTGAAGCTGCCGTTCTTCTCGATCCAGCCGGGCGAGTTCGCGAAGATCCTGCTGATGATCTTCTTCGCGTCGTTCCTGGTGTCGAAGCGGGACCTGTTCATGGTGGCGGGCAAGAAGCTCGTCGGCGTCGAGCTGCCGCGCGCCCGCGACCTCGGCCCGATCCTCATCGCCGCGTTCGTCTGCATCGGCATCCTGGTGTTCGAGAAGGACCTCGGCACGTCGCTGCTGTTCTTCAGCGTCATCCTGGTGATGCTCTACGTCGCGACCGAGCGGGTCATCTGGGTCGTCCTCGGGCTCAGCTTCTTCGCCGTCGGCTGCATCATCGCCTACAACCTCTTCACGCACGTCCAGCAGCGCGTGGCGAACTGGCTCGACCCGCTGGCCACCTACGACCAGGCGGGCGGCGGTTACCAGCTCGCCCAAGGCCTGTTCGGGCTCGGCACCGGCGGCGTCGGCGGCACCGGCCTCGGCGCCGGACGGCCGGACATGGTGCCCGAAGCGGCCACCGACTTCATCACCGCGGCGATCGGCGAGGAGCTCGGCTTCATCGGCCTGGCCGCCGTCCTGATGCTGTACTTGCTGGTCGCGATGCGCGGCATGCGCAGCGCGCTCGCGGTGCGCGACACGTTCGGCAAGCTGCTCGGCGGCGGGCTCGCGTTCACCATGGTCATGCAGATCTTCGTCGTCGTCGGCGGGGTCACGAAACTCATCCCGGAGACCGGTATCACCGCGCCGTTCCTGTCCAAGGGCGGCTCGTCGCTGCTCGCGAACTACATCCTGGTCGCGCTGCTGCTCCGGATCTCCGACGCCGCCCGCAAGCCGGCCGCGCGCCCGAAGCCGCAGCAGCAGCCGCAGGCGCCGATCGCGGAAGCGCACACCGTGCTCGTGCAGCGCCCGCCGGCGGACGGGGGCGCGCAGGCATGA
- a CDS encoding peptidoglycan D,D-transpeptidase FtsI family protein, whose amino-acid sequence MNTPLRKVGMAMLVMVVLLLANATYIQVVKADDYRTDSRNARVLYDEFARQRGKIVSQANGEVLASVDPSNDKYKYIRTYADGPMYAPVTGYYSINYGAGGLERSEDDVLNGSDPRLFVRRLSDMVTGRDPSGGNVRLTIDPAVQKAAYDLMTQKGYTGAVVALEPKTGRILAMVSTPSYDPNQLASHTSKAQTDAWNANNKDPKKPMLNRAISETYPPGSTMKLVTAAAVLEDGKGPDTPIDPAPNTKLPGTSITLENYAGGACPGTTFKDALAHSCNVPFAQFAGALGADKMKKTAANFGIGQTDLTVPMKVAPSTVGPLDSQGALYQSGIGQRDVRLTPLQDCLLAATVANGGMAMKPQLVQSVLAPDLSTIEDYSPTELTGTAALSSSNAAILKDMMIASEGFTKGGGKRPDIQIASKTGTAEHGTDSKNTAPHAWYTAFAPANDPQIAVAVIVEDGGNRGLAATGGTVAAEIGRAAINAKLGGG is encoded by the coding sequence ATGAACACCCCGCTCCGCAAGGTCGGCATGGCGATGCTCGTGATGGTCGTCCTGCTGCTGGCCAACGCCACCTACATCCAGGTGGTGAAGGCCGACGACTACCGCACCGACTCGCGCAACGCCCGCGTGCTCTACGACGAGTTCGCCCGCCAGCGCGGCAAGATCGTGTCGCAGGCCAACGGCGAGGTGCTGGCCAGCGTCGACCCGTCCAACGACAAGTACAAGTACATCCGGACCTACGCCGACGGCCCGATGTACGCGCCGGTCACCGGCTACTACTCGATCAACTACGGCGCCGGCGGGCTCGAGCGCTCCGAGGACGACGTCCTCAACGGCTCCGACCCGCGGCTGTTCGTGCGGCGGCTCTCGGACATGGTCACCGGCCGGGACCCCAGCGGCGGCAACGTCCGGCTGACCATCGACCCGGCCGTGCAGAAGGCCGCGTACGACCTGATGACGCAGAAGGGCTACACCGGCGCCGTCGTCGCGCTGGAGCCCAAGACCGGCCGGATCCTGGCGATGGTCTCGACGCCGTCGTACGACCCGAACCAGCTGGCTTCGCACACGTCGAAGGCGCAGACCGACGCCTGGAACGCGAACAACAAGGACCCGAAGAAGCCCATGCTGAACCGGGCGATCTCGGAGACCTACCCGCCGGGCTCGACGATGAAGCTCGTCACCGCGGCGGCCGTGCTCGAAGACGGCAAGGGCCCGGACACCCCGATCGACCCGGCGCCGAACACGAAGCTCCCGGGCACCAGCATCACGCTGGAGAACTACGCCGGCGGCGCGTGCCCCGGCACCACGTTCAAGGACGCGCTCGCGCACTCCTGCAACGTGCCGTTCGCGCAGTTCGCGGGCGCGCTCGGCGCGGACAAGATGAAGAAGACGGCGGCGAACTTCGGCATCGGGCAGACCGACCTGACCGTGCCGATGAAGGTCGCGCCGTCGACCGTCGGCCCGCTCGACTCGCAGGGCGCGCTCTACCAGAGCGGCATCGGCCAGCGCGACGTCCGGCTGACGCCCCTGCAGGACTGCCTGCTCGCGGCCACCGTGGCCAACGGCGGGATGGCGATGAAGCCGCAGCTGGTGCAGTCGGTGCTGGCCCCGGACCTCTCGACCATCGAGGACTACAGCCCCACCGAGCTCACCGGCACGGCGGCACTTTCGTCGTCGAACGCCGCGATCCTCAAGGACATGATGATCGCTTCCGAGGGCTTCACCAAGGGCGGCGGCAAGCGCCCGGACATCCAGATCGCGTCGAAGACCGGCACCGCCGAGCACGGCACGGACTCCAAGAACACCGCACCGCACGCCTGGTACACCGCCTTCGCCCCGGCGAACGACCCGCAGATCGCGGTCGCCGTCATCGTCGAAGACGGTGGCAACCGCGGGCTCGCGGCCACCGGCGGTACGGTCGCGGCGGAAATCGGCCGTGCCGCGATCAACGCCAAGCTCGGGGGTGGATAG
- a CDS encoding serine/threonine-protein kinase, translating into MLSSGQLLAERYKLTSRIAVGGMGEVWQASDTRLDRTVAVKILKAELSGDAEFLHRFRTEARMTASLNHPGIAAVHDYGETVFDGDLSIAYLVMELVDGDPLAGLLAKHGRLSAEFTLDMLEQAGNALQAAHEQGLVHRDVKPGNILVTSAGQVKITDFGVAKAADAAPVTRSGMVMGTAHYIAPEQALGHPAEPASDVYSLAVCGYECLAGHRPFLSENAVTVAMMHIRDIAPPLPPDVPPAARAVIEATLVKDPRQRYNNGGEFAAAVAAVRAGQPLPTPSGLVNAAYATGQQPQQQPPPQQVPHQPVPPQQQHMPVGPPSPAVNPMVVIGPPSRPAVRPVMMPVAKKKSQWGWWALLAAILLVVLVAGIVLIAKMIGSSGSPPHTGQTTTNQVVPGRQPPAEEPPATSVLPAESPGTTDDGQQGIMTTPWTEWNGTQR; encoded by the coding sequence ATGCTGTCCTCGGGCCAGCTGCTGGCCGAGAGGTACAAGCTGACGAGCCGGATCGCCGTCGGCGGGATGGGCGAGGTCTGGCAGGCCAGCGACACCCGGCTGGACCGGACCGTGGCCGTCAAGATCCTCAAGGCCGAGCTCTCCGGTGACGCCGAGTTCCTCCACCGCTTCCGGACCGAAGCGCGGATGACGGCGTCGCTCAACCACCCCGGCATCGCCGCGGTGCACGACTACGGCGAGACCGTGTTCGACGGCGACCTGTCGATCGCGTACCTCGTGATGGAACTCGTCGACGGCGACCCGCTGGCCGGCTTGCTGGCCAAGCACGGGCGGCTGTCGGCGGAGTTCACCCTCGACATGCTCGAGCAGGCGGGCAACGCGTTGCAGGCCGCGCACGAGCAGGGCCTGGTCCACCGGGACGTCAAGCCGGGCAACATCCTGGTGACGTCGGCCGGCCAGGTGAAGATCACCGACTTCGGGGTGGCGAAGGCCGCGGACGCGGCCCCGGTCACCCGGTCCGGCATGGTCATGGGCACCGCGCACTACATCGCGCCGGAGCAGGCGCTCGGGCACCCGGCGGAGCCGGCGTCCGACGTCTACTCGCTCGCGGTGTGCGGGTACGAATGCCTTGCCGGGCACCGGCCGTTCCTCTCCGAGAACGCCGTCACGGTCGCGATGATGCACATCCGCGACATCGCGCCGCCGCTGCCACCGGACGTGCCGCCCGCGGCGCGCGCGGTGATCGAGGCGACGCTCGTCAAGGATCCGCGGCAGCGCTACAACAACGGCGGCGAGTTCGCGGCCGCCGTCGCCGCGGTCCGCGCCGGGCAACCGCTGCCGACGCCGTCCGGTCTGGTCAACGCCGCCTACGCGACCGGGCAGCAACCGCAGCAACAGCCGCCGCCGCAACAGGTTCCGCACCAGCCGGTCCCGCCGCAGCAGCAGCACATGCCCGTCGGCCCGCCGTCACCGGCGGTGAACCCCATGGTCGTCATCGGCCCGCCGTCCCGCCCCGCGGTGCGGCCGGTCATGATGCCGGTCGCGAAGAAGAAGTCCCAGTGGGGCTGGTGGGCGCTCCTCGCGGCGATCCTGCTCGTTGTCCTGGTGGCGGGAATCGTGCTGATCGCGAAGATGATCGGCAGCTCCGGCTCGCCACCGCACACCGGCCAGACGACGACGAACCAGGTGGTCCCGGGCAGACAGCCGCCCGCGGAAGAGCCGCCCGCTACGAGTGTCCTACCGGCGGAGTCTCCCGGCACGACCGACGATGGCCAGCAAGGCATCATGACCACACCTTGGACGGAATGGAACGGCACCCAGAGATGA
- the pknB gene encoding Stk1 family PASTA domain-containing Ser/Thr kinase yields the protein MSTPRLLSNRYELGETLGYGGMSEVHHGHDVRLGREVAIKILRADLARDPQFLERFRREAQNAAALNHPAIVAVYDTGEANAEFGPLPYIVMEYVEGRTLRDIVKTEGPMSQKRAMEVMADVCAALDFSHRHGIVHRDVKPANVMITKNGAVKVMDFGIARAMHDGQSAMTQTAAVIGTAQYLSPEQARGESVDARSDVYAAGCVLYELITGEPPFTGDSPVAVAYQHVREDPSPPSSVNPAVAPELDAVVLKALAKGPANRYQSAAEMRSDLVRTLSGQRPAAPMVMSEDERTQVMNSDRRQPQRYEEYTEPDDEDPKAKRRRRTILAALAALFVLGAVLLIMWLSGSFKSNDNATVAIPDVLHQRVPQAKETLMGKGFKTFDTKNITCGVQPTDGSPSCTQDDINNVIKIDPGVGVQVATSTKITLYVGVAPGKASVPELKGKTRDQAEKALTDAKLTLNTDVQEVEVDDPNQAGLVQSQTPPASSEVDEGTSVQITVAKSKELKSVQDFTGKPYSQADSSLRALGFKTKKVEQASDSVPKDSVITQNPNGGSLAVGSTITLTVSTGPENSDQIQMPTLVGMTTDQAEEKLRSMGWTGKLNEKADRNSNAPEGTITGQSQQPGTQISKDANITVNVSEGNGIPSFTFTPPTSTR from the coding sequence ATGAGCACACCCAGACTGCTCTCCAACCGGTACGAGCTGGGCGAAACGCTCGGCTACGGAGGCATGTCCGAGGTCCATCACGGCCACGACGTGCGCCTGGGCCGCGAAGTCGCGATCAAGATCCTCCGTGCCGATCTCGCCAGGGACCCGCAGTTCCTGGAGCGCTTCCGCCGTGAAGCGCAGAACGCCGCCGCGCTGAACCACCCGGCGATCGTCGCGGTCTACGACACGGGCGAAGCCAACGCCGAGTTCGGGCCGCTGCCGTACATCGTCATGGAGTACGTCGAAGGCCGGACGCTGCGCGACATCGTCAAGACCGAAGGCCCGATGTCGCAGAAGCGGGCCATGGAGGTCATGGCCGACGTCTGCGCGGCGCTGGACTTCTCCCACCGCCACGGCATCGTGCACCGCGACGTCAAGCCGGCCAACGTGATGATCACGAAGAACGGCGCGGTCAAGGTGATGGACTTCGGCATCGCGCGCGCGATGCACGACGGCCAGTCCGCCATGACCCAGACCGCCGCGGTGATCGGCACAGCGCAGTACCTGTCGCCGGAGCAGGCGCGCGGCGAGTCCGTCGACGCCCGGTCCGACGTCTACGCCGCCGGCTGCGTGCTCTACGAACTCATCACCGGGGAGCCGCCGTTCACCGGCGACTCCCCGGTCGCGGTCGCGTACCAGCACGTCCGTGAAGACCCGAGCCCGCCGTCGTCGGTGAACCCGGCGGTGGCGCCGGAGCTCGACGCGGTCGTGCTGAAGGCACTGGCCAAGGGCCCGGCGAACCGCTACCAGTCGGCGGCGGAGATGCGGTCGGACCTGGTGCGCACGCTCTCTGGCCAGCGACCGGCGGCGCCGATGGTGATGTCCGAGGACGAGCGCACGCAGGTCATGAACTCCGACCGGCGGCAGCCGCAGCGCTACGAGGAGTACACCGAGCCGGACGACGAGGACCCGAAGGCCAAGCGCCGCCGCCGGACGATCCTCGCCGCGCTGGCCGCGTTGTTCGTGCTCGGCGCGGTGCTGCTCATCATGTGGCTGTCGGGCTCGTTCAAGAGCAACGACAACGCCACGGTGGCGATCCCGGACGTGCTGCACCAGCGGGTGCCGCAGGCCAAGGAAACCCTGATGGGCAAGGGCTTCAAGACCTTCGACACGAAGAACATCACCTGCGGCGTGCAGCCGACCGACGGCAGCCCGTCCTGCACCCAGGACGACATCAACAACGTCATCAAGATCGACCCGGGGGTCGGGGTCCAGGTCGCGACCTCCACGAAGATCACGCTGTACGTCGGTGTCGCGCCCGGTAAGGCCAGCGTGCCGGAGCTCAAGGGCAAGACCCGCGACCAGGCCGAGAAGGCGCTGACCGACGCGAAGCTGACGCTGAACACGGACGTCCAGGAAGTCGAGGTCGACGACCCGAACCAGGCCGGCCTGGTGCAGAGCCAGACGCCGCCGGCGTCGTCGGAGGTCGACGAGGGCACCAGCGTGCAGATCACGGTCGCGAAGTCCAAGGAGCTCAAGTCGGTCCAGGACTTCACCGGCAAGCCGTACTCGCAGGCCGACTCCTCGCTGCGCGCGCTGGGCTTCAAGACCAAGAAGGTCGAGCAGGCTTCGGACTCGGTGCCGAAGGACAGCGTCATCACGCAGAACCCGAACGGCGGTTCGCTGGCCGTGGGTTCGACGATCACGCTGACCGTCTCGACCGGTCCGGAGAACAGTGACCAGATCCAGATGCCGACGCTGGTGGGGATGACCACCGACCAGGCGGAGGAAAAGCTGCGGAGCATGGGCTGGACCGGGAAGCTGAACGAGAAGGCCGACCGGAACAGCAACGCGCCGGAAGGCACGATCACCGGCCAGAGCCAGCAGCCGGGCACGCAGATCAGCAAGGACGCGAACATCACGGTCAACGTGTCGGAAGGCAACGGGATTCCGAGCTTCACGTTCACCCCGCCGACGAGCACTCGTTAG
- a CDS encoding effector-associated constant component EACC1: MTAGIVAITVPNSDGELPELAAWLRGEDELRGRVQLFDAVVVGVTSNSAAVFCSSLFAWLRRCREARVSLKVKRSGAAEELELDCGPASDAEQVLGAVRGFLDKG; encoded by the coding sequence GTGACGGCTGGGATCGTCGCGATCACCGTGCCAAACTCCGACGGCGAGCTTCCGGAGCTCGCCGCCTGGCTGCGCGGCGAAGACGAACTCCGCGGCCGCGTCCAGCTGTTCGACGCCGTCGTGGTCGGCGTGACGAGCAACTCCGCCGCCGTCTTCTGCAGCTCCCTCTTCGCGTGGCTGCGGCGCTGCCGCGAAGCCCGCGTCTCCCTGAAGGTCAAACGCTCGGGCGCGGCCGAGGAACTCGAACTCGACTGCGGCCCGGCGAGCGACGCCGAACAGGTGCTCGGCGCTGTCCGGGGATTCCTCGATAAAGGCTGA
- a CDS encoding ABC transporter ATP-binding protein, whose translation MIRLAGVGKRYGRGDFVLRDVELTVQPGHVLGVLGGNGSGKSTLLRIMAGVSQPTTGVVTGTPRIGYLPDRFPAGQRMGARAYLRHMARIHGLTDLSMIDPLLDRLALVGGPAAPLRTLSKGNAQKVGLAQAVMVRPDLLILDEPWSGLDVGTHAILGELVAETRARGASVVFTDHRPQVVHDHADVVHLIEDGRLTAESAEPTTRIVLRGGGTGWDGEPGVRHAVVEGAQVVLTVEVAAVDAVLLRALKDGWSVREVAPCSP comes from the coding sequence GTGATCCGGCTCGCGGGGGTCGGCAAGCGGTACGGGCGTGGTGACTTCGTCCTCCGCGACGTCGAGCTGACCGTCCAGCCCGGGCACGTCCTCGGCGTCCTCGGCGGCAACGGCTCCGGCAAGTCGACGCTGCTGCGGATCATGGCCGGCGTCTCGCAGCCGACCACCGGCGTGGTGACCGGCACCCCGCGGATCGGCTACCTGCCGGACCGCTTCCCGGCCGGCCAGCGCATGGGCGCGCGGGCGTACCTGCGGCACATGGCGCGCATCCACGGGCTCACCGACCTCTCGATGATCGACCCGCTGCTGGACCGGCTGGCGCTCGTCGGCGGCCCGGCCGCGCCGCTGCGCACGCTGTCCAAGGGCAACGCGCAGAAGGTCGGGCTCGCCCAGGCCGTCATGGTGCGCCCCGACCTGCTGATCCTCGACGAGCCGTGGTCCGGGCTCGACGTCGGCACGCACGCGATCCTCGGCGAGCTCGTCGCCGAGACGCGGGCGCGCGGGGCGAGCGTCGTGTTCACCGACCACCGCCCGCAGGTCGTGCACGACCACGCCGACGTCGTGCACCTCATCGAAGACGGCAGGCTGACGGCGGAAAGCGCGGAGCCGACCACCCGGATCGTCCTGCGTGGCGGCGGCACCGGCTGGGACGGCGAGCCCGGCGTGCGGCACGCGGTCGTCGAAGGGGCCCAGGTGGTGCTCACGGTCGAGGTCGCCGCGGTGGACGCGGTGCTGCTGCGGGCGTTGAAGGACGGCTGGTCGGTGCGCGAGGTGGCGCCGTGCTCGCCGTGA
- a CDS encoding aminodeoxychorismate/anthranilate synthase component II: protein MRVLVVDNYDSFVYNLVQYLAQLGADCTVWRNDVVDLDRVPEFDAVLVSPGPGTPERAGQSMDVIRKCAETSTPMLGVCLGHQALGVVYGATVDRAPELLHGKTSQVRHTGAGILEDLPEEFTATRYHSLTVLPETINEDVFEVTGRTESGIVMGMRHRELPLEGVQFHPESVLTEGGHRMLANWLAAAGHPVDPARVDELERATKALQKAAVA, encoded by the coding sequence ATGCGCGTCCTCGTCGTCGACAACTACGACAGCTTCGTCTACAACCTGGTCCAGTACCTGGCCCAGCTCGGTGCCGACTGCACGGTCTGGCGCAACGACGTCGTGGACCTCGACCGCGTGCCCGAATTCGACGCCGTGCTGGTCTCGCCCGGCCCCGGGACGCCCGAACGCGCTGGTCAGAGCATGGACGTCATCCGCAAGTGCGCTGAGACGAGTACGCCGATGCTCGGTGTCTGCCTCGGTCACCAGGCGCTCGGCGTCGTCTACGGCGCGACCGTCGACCGCGCGCCCGAGCTGCTGCACGGCAAGACGAGTCAGGTGCGTCACACCGGCGCCGGCATCCTCGAGGACCTGCCGGAGGAGTTCACGGCCACCCGGTACCACTCCTTGACCGTGCTGCCCGAGACCATCAACGAAGACGTCTTCGAGGTCACCGGGCGCACCGAGTCCGGCATCGTGATGGGCATGCGCCACCGCGAGCTGCCGCTGGAAGGCGTCCAGTTCCACCCGGAGTCCGTGCTCACCGAGGGTGGCCACCGGATGCTGGCGAACTGGCTGGCCGCCGCCGGTCACCCCGTCGACCCGGCCCGGGTGGACGAGCTCGAGCGCGCGACCAAGGCGCTCCAGAAGGCCGCCGTTGCGTGA
- a CDS encoding FAD-dependent oxidoreductase: MGAGPAGIYAADILDKSDAEVQVDLFERMPAPFGLIRYGVAPDHPRIKGIVTALEKVLSKPNIRLLGNVDYGTDIKLDELREFYDAVIFSTGAAADRALDIPGVDLDGSYGAADFVSWYDGHPDVPRTWPLEATSVAVLGVGNVALDVARVLAKTADELLTTDIPENVYQGLKASPVTDVHVFGRRGPAQAKFTPLELRELDHSPNVEVIVYPEDIEFDEGSIAALRASKQIDMVVKTLQEWAIREPGTRPRRLHLHFFHSPTEITGADGRVTGLRTERTELTGDGNVRGTGEFHDWDVQAVYRAVGYLSSHLPEVPFDHVAGVVPNQAGRVLDLDENQLPGVYVTGWIKRGPIGLIGHTKGDAAETVASLLADADTLTEPKYSSPDAILDFLTTRGIPVTTWDGWGRLDAHEKSLGSAAGRERIKVVEREEMTRVSRG; encoded by the coding sequence GTGGGTGCCGGTCCCGCCGGGATCTACGCCGCCGACATCCTCGACAAGTCTGACGCCGAGGTGCAGGTCGACCTGTTCGAGCGCATGCCGGCGCCGTTCGGGTTGATCCGCTACGGCGTCGCGCCCGACCACCCGCGCATCAAGGGCATCGTGACGGCCCTGGAGAAGGTGCTGTCGAAGCCCAACATCCGGCTGCTGGGCAACGTCGACTACGGCACCGACATCAAGCTCGACGAGCTGCGCGAGTTCTACGACGCGGTGATCTTCTCCACCGGCGCGGCCGCCGACCGCGCGCTCGACATCCCGGGCGTCGACCTCGACGGCAGCTACGGCGCCGCCGACTTCGTCTCCTGGTACGACGGGCACCCGGACGTGCCGCGGACCTGGCCGCTCGAGGCCACTTCGGTCGCCGTCCTCGGCGTCGGCAACGTGGCTCTCGACGTCGCGCGCGTCCTGGCGAAGACGGCGGACGAGCTGCTGACCACGGACATCCCGGAGAACGTCTACCAGGGCCTGAAGGCCAGTCCGGTGACCGACGTGCACGTCTTCGGCCGCCGCGGGCCGGCGCAGGCGAAGTTCACGCCGCTGGAGCTGCGGGAGCTCGACCACTCGCCGAACGTCGAGGTCATCGTCTACCCCGAGGACATCGAGTTCGACGAAGGCAGCATCGCGGCGCTGCGGGCGTCCAAGCAGATCGACATGGTCGTGAAGACGCTGCAGGAGTGGGCGATCCGCGAGCCCGGCACCCGGCCGCGGCGGCTTCACCTGCACTTCTTCCACTCGCCGACGGAGATCACCGGCGCGGACGGCCGCGTCACCGGGCTCCGCACGGAACGCACCGAACTGACCGGCGACGGGAACGTGCGCGGCACGGGCGAGTTCCACGATTGGGACGTCCAGGCGGTCTACCGCGCGGTCGGCTACCTGTCGTCGCACCTGCCGGAGGTCCCGTTCGACCACGTGGCCGGCGTCGTCCCCAACCAGGCGGGCCGGGTGCTCGACCTGGACGAGAACCAGCTCCCCGGCGTCTACGTGACGGGCTGGATCAAGCGCGGCCCGATCGGCCTGATCGGCCACACGAAGGGCGACGCGGCGGAGACCGTCGCGAGCCTGCTGGCCGACGCGGACACGTTGACCGAGCCGAAGTACTCGTCGCCGGACGCGATCCTGGACTTCCTGACCACGCGCGGCATCCCCGTCACGACGTGGGACGGCTGGGGCCGCCTGGACGCGCACGAGAAGTCGCTCGGTTCGGCGGCGGGCCGCGAGCGGATCAAGGTGGTCGAGCGCGAAGAGATGACGCGGGTTTCGCGCGGCTAG
- a CDS encoding response regulator, whose amino-acid sequence MSDRPRTVVAEDQYLLRDGLTHLLAAHGFDVVAAVGSGPELADALREHRPEVSIVDVRMPPTNTDEGLQVALAARREVPGLPILVLSQHVEQLYARELLADGTGAIGYLLKDRVFNADQFIDAVRRVAAGGTVMDPEVIAKLVAGNASDPLAALTAREREVLGLMAEGCSNAAIASKLHFSEGAVGKHTANIFAKLGISASDDTNRRVLAVLAYLGADA is encoded by the coding sequence GTGTCAGATCGACCCAGAACCGTCGTCGCCGAGGACCAGTACCTCCTCCGAGACGGTTTGACGCACCTGCTGGCGGCGCACGGTTTCGACGTCGTCGCAGCGGTGGGCAGCGGTCCCGAACTCGCCGACGCGTTGCGGGAACACCGGCCCGAGGTGTCCATTGTGGACGTCCGGATGCCGCCGACGAACACCGACGAGGGCCTGCAGGTCGCGCTGGCCGCCCGGCGCGAAGTTCCCGGGCTGCCGATCCTCGTGCTGTCCCAGCACGTCGAGCAGCTGTACGCGCGCGAGTTGCTCGCCGACGGCACGGGCGCGATCGGCTACCTGCTGAAGGACCGCGTGTTCAACGCCGACCAGTTCATCGACGCGGTCCGCCGGGTCGCCGCCGGCGGCACGGTGATGGACCCCGAGGTGATCGCGAAACTGGTGGCGGGCAACGCTTCCGACCCGCTGGCCGCGTTGACGGCCCGCGAGCGCGAGGTGCTCGGCCTGATGGCGGAAGGCTGTTCGAACGCCGCGATCGCGTCGAAGCTGCATTTCAGCGAAGGGGCGGTCGGCAAGCACACGGCGAACATCTTCGCGAAGCTCGGGATCTCGGCTTCGGACGACACGAACCGCCGCGTGCTGGCCGTTCTCGCTTACCTCGGCGCGGACGCCTAG